From Companilactobacillus heilongjiangensis, one genomic window encodes:
- a CDS encoding PadR family transcriptional regulator, with amino-acid sequence MKPLISKDIIRGHTATIVLNILNQGDSYGYEIAKMVKELSHDKYELNEATLYTVFRRLEKNDDIASYWGDESQGGRRKYYQITTQGKQTLEDNIEAWKFAKDVIDDLILGRIQDHE; translated from the coding sequence ATGAAACCATTAATTTCTAAAGATATAATTCGTGGACATACAGCTACGATTGTTTTAAACATTCTCAACCAAGGTGACAGCTATGGTTATGAAATTGCCAAGATGGTTAAAGAATTGAGCCACGATAAATATGAATTAAACGAAGCTACGCTTTACACGGTCTTTCGACGACTTGAGAAAAACGATGATATTGCCAGTTATTGGGGCGATGAAAGTCAGGGTGGTCGTCGTAAGTATTATCAAATAACGACTCAAGGCAAGCAGACGTTAGAAGATAATATTGAAGCTTGGAAATTTGCCAAAGATGTAATTGATGATTTGATTTTAGGAAGGATACAAGATCATGAGTGA
- a CDS encoding YfcC family protein — MEKKAKKWQMPSAYTILFFLIIVVAILTWIIPAGEYATTKAGNIIAGTYKARASSPQGIWDVFLAPINGMVGTDITEGSISVSLFILVIGGFLGVVNKTKALDDGISSTVRKYQGKEKALIPILMILFAIGGSTYGMGEETIAFYPILIPVMISVGYDSITAISLALIGSQVGCLASTVNPFATGVASQTINISPGDGLIPRFILLIIVTGISIVYVMHYADKVKKDPSKSVVFERRQKDLEEFNMEDRSVGEKLTKKQKSVLWLFALTFVVMITSLIPWSSLNPGWTFFYSFTKWLTNIPFIGALIGKDLAPLGTWYFTEITTLFFMMSVVIMFVFRMKESDYISAFMGGMTEFISVAIIVAVARGIQVIMNNGYITATVLHAGETGLQNLSAGVFIVLTYIFYIPMSFLIPSTSGLAAATMGIMGPLGKFSGVDGSLVITAYQSASGLVNLITPTSGIVMGALAIGHVDIVKWWKYMWKLVAILFVVIAVFLVICSMFK, encoded by the coding sequence ATGGAAAAGAAAGCAAAAAAATGGCAAATGCCATCCGCTTATACAATTTTGTTCTTCTTGATAATCGTTGTTGCAATTTTAACATGGATTATCCCCGCAGGTGAGTACGCAACTACCAAAGCGGGAAATATCATTGCAGGTACCTACAAGGCACGGGCAAGTAGTCCTCAAGGTATCTGGGATGTATTCTTAGCACCAATCAACGGGATGGTTGGTACTGATATAACTGAAGGTTCAATTTCAGTTTCACTCTTTATTTTGGTTATTGGTGGTTTCTTAGGGGTCGTCAATAAGACTAAAGCGTTGGACGACGGTATTAGTTCAACTGTTCGTAAGTATCAAGGTAAAGAAAAAGCACTTATCCCAATTTTAATGATCTTATTTGCAATCGGTGGCTCCACTTACGGTATGGGTGAAGAAACGATTGCTTTCTACCCAATTTTGATTCCAGTTATGATCAGTGTTGGTTATGACTCGATCACGGCGATTTCGTTAGCTTTGATTGGATCACAAGTTGGATGTTTGGCATCAACAGTTAATCCATTTGCGACAGGTGTTGCTTCACAAACAATCAATATTTCACCTGGTGACGGTTTGATTCCACGGTTTATTTTATTGATTATTGTAACCGGTATCAGTATCGTCTATGTAATGCATTACGCTGACAAAGTTAAGAAAGACCCTTCAAAGTCGGTTGTTTTTGAACGCCGTCAAAAAGATCTTGAAGAATTTAACATGGAAGATAGATCAGTTGGAGAAAAATTAACTAAGAAACAAAAGAGTGTTCTTTGGCTATTTGCCTTAACATTCGTTGTTATGATCACTAGTTTGATTCCTTGGTCAAGTTTGAATCCTGGTTGGACATTCTTCTACAGCTTTACAAAGTGGCTCACAAATATTCCATTCATTGGTGCTTTAATTGGTAAAGATTTGGCTCCACTAGGTACATGGTACTTTACAGAAATTACAACACTATTCTTTATGATGTCAGTTGTTATCATGTTTGTTTTCCGCATGAAGGAATCTGATTATATCAGTGCTTTCATGGGTGGTATGACAGAATTTATCAGTGTTGCTATTATCGTTGCTGTTGCTCGTGGTATTCAAGTTATCATGAACAATGGTTACATCACTGCTACAGTCTTGCATGCTGGTGAAACTGGTTTGCAAAATCTTTCTGCAGGTGTCTTCATCGTTCTAACATATATTTTCTACATTCCAATGTCATTCTTGATTCCTTCAACTTCCGGCCTTGCTGCTGCAACAATGGGAATCATGGGACCACTTGGTAAATTCTCTGGCGTTGATGGCTCACTTGTTATCACAGCTTATCAATCAGCTTCTGGACTAGTTAACTTGATCACACCAACTTCTGGTATCGTTATGGGTGCCTTGGCAATTGGTCACGTTGATATTGTTAAATGGTGGAAGTACATGTGGAAACTGGTTGCCATTCTGTTCGTGGTAATCGCAGTATTCTTAGTTATTTGTTCGATGTTTAAATAA
- a CDS encoding M20 family metallopeptidase codes for MEQFITDEIQDEAIKDLGELVGIASFNSEAEPNAPFGKGPKAALDKTMELMDKLGFKTHEDPDGYYGYADIGEGDQTFGIVGHLDEVPAGNLEAWDVEPYKLTIKDGKLYGRGTQDDKGPTISAIYAIKSILDKGYKFNKKIRVIFGTDEEILWRCLAEYNKKEDPIDMGIAPDAEFPLIYAEKGLQQSYLTGPGSTELNLDLENAFNAVPGKAIYDGPKQAEVFAALQAHNFDADQKDGEIEVHGKSVHAMNAPEGTNAVVRLAIALADVFPDIAVLKFLKAFGEDANATNLLGDVSDDVSGKLTFNISSLKITPEESRMQIDMRIPVKIDHDELIQQVSDAVAKFDMKYENFDYVAPLYVPTDSELVKTLMQTYQDLTGDTKSQPAISGGATFARTMHNCVAFGGMLPTTPDFMHQANENWSKADMRKAMEIFAEAIYRLCV; via the coding sequence ATGGAACAATTTATTACAGACGAAATTCAAGACGAAGCTATCAAGGACTTGGGTGAATTAGTTGGTATTGCCTCATTTAACAGTGAAGCAGAACCTAATGCACCATTTGGTAAGGGACCTAAAGCAGCACTTGATAAGACAATGGAATTAATGGACAAATTGGGCTTTAAGACTCACGAAGATCCAGATGGCTATTATGGCTATGCTGATATTGGTGAAGGTGATCAAACATTTGGTATCGTTGGTCACTTGGATGAAGTTCCAGCTGGAAATTTGGAAGCTTGGGATGTAGAACCATACAAACTAACTATCAAAGATGGTAAGTTGTATGGACGTGGTACTCAAGATGATAAAGGACCTACTATTTCAGCAATTTATGCTATCAAATCCATTTTGGATAAAGGTTATAAATTTAACAAAAAGATTCGTGTAATCTTTGGTACTGACGAAGAAATTCTTTGGAGATGTTTGGCTGAATATAACAAGAAGGAAGACCCAATCGACATGGGTATTGCTCCTGATGCTGAATTCCCATTGATTTATGCTGAAAAAGGTTTACAACAATCATATTTAACTGGCCCTGGCTCAACTGAATTGAATCTTGATCTTGAGAATGCGTTCAACGCTGTTCCTGGTAAAGCTATTTATGATGGTCCAAAGCAGGCTGAAGTATTTGCTGCCTTACAAGCTCACAATTTCGATGCTGATCAAAAAGATGGCGAAATTGAAGTTCACGGTAAGTCAGTTCACGCTATGAACGCTCCAGAAGGTACTAATGCTGTTGTCAGATTAGCTATTGCTTTGGCTGACGTATTCCCAGACATTGCCGTTTTGAAATTCTTGAAGGCTTTTGGCGAAGATGCTAATGCTACTAACTTGTTGGGCGATGTTTCTGATGATGTATCTGGTAAGTTGACTTTCAATATTTCAAGTTTGAAGATCACACCAGAAGAGTCAAGAATGCAAATTGATATGCGTATTCCTGTAAAGATTGACCACGATGAATTAATACAACAAGTTTCCGATGCAGTTGCTAAGTTTGATATGAAGTATGAAAACTTTGATTACGTAGCACCATTATACGTTCCAACTGACAGTGAACTTGTTAAAACTTTGATGCAGACATATCAAGATTTAACAGGCGATACTAAATCACAACCAGCAATTTCAGGCGGTGCTACATTTGCTAGAACAATGCACAACTGTGTTGCTTTTGGTGGGATGTTACCAACAACTCCTGATTTCATGCACCAAGCTAATGAAAACTGGAGCAAGGCTGATATGAGAAAAGCTATGGAAATTTTTGCTGAAGCTATCTATCGTCTTTGCGTATAA
- a CDS encoding DUF4097 family beta strand repeat-containing protein, whose protein sequence is MSEMINRLVDEKLTKIFADYPDNDDLQELREELASDLIASAEDKKTADMTDEDAVTAAFKGFGDIDEVIDQVLDDSHDEDESNHYHKTIHEHHIDLDDNGIRIDNGKLLNIDDDGITINNGKTIRINSDGVKLGNMFINEDGINFNGQQTKTKETFDDVNAKFNDADYDTEVHVESLPLTDESEFSPVGIEKIDIDYEDADLKILPTRSHKIVVREYMSRTNPDYQVKTDIVDDTLVIKQGRIPHFLPLKIKVQVLIPQDFNGKMRVTNRNGSLLLQDLDSVDQALINVRSGLVNARDIDINQLLIKSTSGKTVLEDVTAKDSLSIDSRSGIIRLDDVFSPDYNIVANSGTIKGLDLGGAGSITAKSGTIKIEFDKITADVNVSNNSGTIKLIMPEHDSYNFNLEAHSGLVKMSHAAKLKHDVQSLKEGTVGTDPQYNLTVKANSGTIKVN, encoded by the coding sequence ATGAGTGAAATGATAAATAGATTAGTAGATGAAAAGTTAACAAAAATTTTTGCGGATTATCCCGATAATGACGACTTACAAGAGTTACGAGAAGAGTTGGCATCTGATTTGATTGCCTCAGCAGAAGATAAAAAAACTGCCGATATGACGGATGAAGATGCGGTCACAGCAGCGTTTAAAGGATTTGGTGATATTGATGAAGTTATTGATCAAGTATTAGACGATAGCCACGATGAAGATGAAAGCAATCATTACCATAAAACAATTCATGAACATCATATTGATTTAGATGACAACGGTATCAGAATTGATAATGGAAAATTACTCAATATTGATGATGATGGAATTACCATTAATAATGGTAAAACTATCAGAATTAACTCTGATGGTGTTAAATTGGGCAACATGTTTATCAATGAAGATGGTATCAACTTTAATGGTCAGCAAACTAAGACTAAGGAAACATTCGATGATGTCAATGCAAAATTTAATGATGCTGATTACGATACCGAAGTACACGTTGAATCTTTGCCTTTAACCGATGAAAGTGAATTTTCACCAGTTGGAATTGAAAAGATCGATATTGATTATGAAGATGCCGATTTGAAGATTTTGCCAACTCGAAGTCACAAAATTGTGGTTCGTGAATATATGTCACGTACCAATCCTGATTATCAAGTTAAGACTGATATTGTCGATGATACCTTGGTCATTAAACAAGGTCGAATTCCTCATTTCTTGCCTTTAAAAATTAAAGTACAAGTTTTAATTCCTCAAGATTTCAATGGCAAAATGCGTGTTACGAACCGAAATGGTAGTTTATTACTCCAAGATTTGGATAGTGTCGATCAAGCATTAATTAATGTTCGCAGTGGGTTAGTTAATGCCAGAGATATTGATATAAATCAACTATTGATAAAGTCAACATCTGGAAAGACTGTCTTGGAAGATGTTACTGCCAAGGACTCACTATCGATTGACTCAAGAAGTGGCATTATTAGATTGGATGATGTGTTCAGTCCTGATTACAATATTGTAGCTAATAGTGGCACGATTAAGGGACTCGATCTTGGTGGGGCAGGTTCAATTACCGCTAAATCAGGGACGATTAAAATCGAATTTGATAAAATTACTGCAGATGTCAATGTTTCTAACAACAGTGGCACGATTAAGTTGATTATGCCTGAGCATGATTCTTATAATTTTAACCTTGAAGCTCATAGTGGATTGGTAAAAATGAGTCATGCAGCAAAACTAAAGCATGACGTTCAGAGCCTCAAAGAGGGTACAGTTGGAACGGATCCACAGTATAATTTAACTGTTAAAGCAAATTCCGGCACAATTAAAGTAAATTAA